The genomic segment aatatcctgtgaaatgtatttaaaaaagtgataaaactaaaaaactaattatttcttttaacaagaaataaaaaaaaggttatgtccataaagtaaaaaaaagaatgaaaatttatgatTGTCAGGAAATGTATTTTGTTgtataaagtatatatattaaatataaaaaaaaaatagtaatattattttaaaatcaattcTTGTTTATTTCAGAcgattatttttctttaatttattttgatttattattttgaaagttattttgttataatatatatcaacATTTATATCATGTTTTTACAAtggttttatttaaaatattcaatataTCATAATTTATTCTTGTAATCATATGAAatcaaaagataattatttttcattatgtTTTTGTATGtaatttcattataaaacaaaattattataaaaaatcagtttttttttatatgataacaaagttttaaaattaatcactggtttaataataaaaaaaatatatatatacaattaataatgtaggcattaaaaattttttatgttacaaatgattataaaattgaaaaaaaataatatattattttactttatttttttttttttataaattatttctcaTGACATGTgtttatttgatttattctattattattatttttttactaaactattattaagtaaatgtttttagaatatattagaattattttattaaagaattttgagatataattttattttaaaattaagtaaacatttttaactttattgttagaaattttatataagaaTTATAAGTTATTTAGATTAAGTTTTGCCTTGTccaataatttatatttgcgcagacatatattataaatatatatatataagtataagtaatactttttaattaatatttatattataatctttttaaaaatttttaaaagttgagtgaaatattaattagtAGCAATTGCAAAAATGTTTCCGAGTACACTTAACTTTAcagtttttaatattattaagattatattttaactatcaaaattgttaaaataatctttaacaattataaaataaaatatttcattttcatagattattttttattagtttgattgttagaatatattatttgctgaaaaaggaaaaaaagaTAAGATACAACAAATTTTTGTGATAATAATCAAATGTATTTTAAGAACCTactaaaaagaataaatttttaaaaaatatacatatatattcatatatatataattgtatattataagaataataattttaatttatcaaaatgatatccaataaaaagtttaaaaaatcaaagtaatttaaatatcCTTATCAGTTAATATGTTGTattggaaaattttttaaacgaTTTCCAGTTTTTGCATAAAAGCATTAGACGATTAGATTTTTGCCTTTTGTCCTTTTAATTAtagtttaatattatttaaattttgattataaatgaaaatgtcATTTCGTTgttaaataagaaaaaaagataagtcttaattttattgaattgttaaaattatttcatttatagtaatgattaaaattatttattattttaaccatcaaatatataatttttatccattttaatttaatttaccCATTCCAATATTTGctaagtttaattttttaagtaagttttatataaaagctaacagaataaaatattaactttttaatagaaaaagttttagcgataaaattttattataataaatgtttcttatacattattatttattttttaatatttattaatctatttataaaaatttaacatattttatatctgtacatattttaaatatttaaaatacttattttaaatgaacttagttataaaaaataaattaatttaatataattataagatatttttgttaaaattaataaaaaatattttgtttttatataaatttcttaaaattatatttatttatagaatgttttcttaaaattattgttaaattgttttcaaaaaaaatttaaactttaattaattttattctatttcaatttattaaattaataaattttatttttaaaaattttatataactatAAATTAAGTGTAAGTgagattaaaattatatagtaGTAATTTTGTAGTTACTATAACTTGAGAATgctaatcatttaaaaaggTTATTTAcgatcaaaatattttaaactttaaaatgtcattattacaaaatatagtaaagtaattttttgtCATTAATTTTACCCATCAAATGACATTGAATTGccattgttttattaaagaaagtgattagaaaatgttatcatgattaatttaaaataacgatgatacttttttttttctataactTCTTGAACTGATATGcctaatttttattacataatttAAGATTCTGtcattgtttaattttaaaatcatatctataatatattgttaaatgacaaatattttttattttttattttatattttaatttagatTGTTAgagtttattaatttttgataaggttaaacaatttttataaataatttcattaacattattattttataaaatcaaatatttatcatttttatatgtttgtaacatttaaaagaaatttttaatctataatcaatgtatatataaaaatttgagtatgattttttaatacctCTTCATGATAGGAATATAAAACAATAGAACATGTTTTAGCTTAAAACGtgtagataaaaataataactacTCAAGGTGActcatattattttaatatatttctatacATAACTAAttgcaaaatttttaaaattgcaTAATTTTGAACTTAATCGGACAttaattttagtataaaCATTTTACTATAATATATCTAACTACAACTTTtctcattaaaatttatttaatcgTATTAAACAGTTTAttgttaaacattttaaaatttttttgttaagttttaaatattttaaaatttaagattCTTGATTTGTAGCATTGTAATAAAGTTTATCTTAATAATgactattttataatattattttttataaatttattattttatttaactcattattttcttcatatACTAGtagtatataataaattttattcattatatatatttatatacattaaatgcattttaatatatattaacttttGACTATctataaacaataatttataattttaagctaataaaaaaaaatattttttttttatacattatttaattatcatattgtgttaattttatttaatttataatctCACATTCCAAGGTAACCTTACGAAACCaggttataaaaatataaataacattattacatttttataatgaattttgtaagattatttttgatttaaattttaccTTTTGAATAACAACTTTTAAATGCATTTCACTGAcatgtttataataaaataacaaaaatatatatatatatatatatatgtttatcttttttttttaaccaatataaataataatttttttttgcaaaaataaaacatcATGTTTAAACTCcaaatataatgttttgcTTTAAAgagattaaattttaataaactcaTGATAGTGCTAGTgtatatgttttataaattgtaaGTGGAGAACGTTACGCATATTCAATTATggcattaaataaataataatcacCAAAGAcccataaaataatttttaccatatataataattgcttcttttaatagaaacatttataaatataattttttcatattaaattttatcaattttttgaatttaattttatataatcataaaaaCCATTCGTTACTTccgtattttaaaaagactGTCTAAGCATTGTTATCCccttaaatttttaattttaaccaATGAtcaactatttttttttttattaaacatacgagcattttaaactattaaataaatattacgtaaaatatataaatatatatgtatttttttgtaatcattaaatgtaaaagtaatttttagtattcttgattaattaattctccattttctatattataattattcttatttttactaatatatttaaacaaattatctatttaattataatgtatattttcagtattcaaaatattcaagttttattattaatatttattaaaacaattattttattgttataattgTATAGCAATTACCAATCGGCTACTATCTTTTCTACTGCCATAcacttaattttaatattattttttatctactatattaaatcatatatatatatttatatatttaatatatattttaaacatacatatatatatatttttatatataacattgATACAGTCTTACTTTTTATATGTCTTACTTATTAATGGATCAAACAAACTCGTCATCTCCAACAATTTCAGGTTGTGGATCTGAAATTAATGGAATTCTTCCAGAGATGTTTAAGGTTTTATTAGAACAACAACAATTTAATCTTCAACAAAATCAGGTTGGacataaaatatcaaatcaTCATTTGGATTCTGAAACAAATCCATTAATGCAATCAGTAATTCAGTACAATGCTCAtatgaatttattaaatgaatttaaaaataacaatcaAGTGAAGCAAGAATTTGATGCTTctgatattaataatactatATTAGGATGgcaattaaataaacataataaCCATCATAATGATAGTATATATCAacaattgttaaataaacttaatttaaataatatatcttcAAAACAAGATATTGGTGTTTTGAATAATGCACTTATTTCTGGTATGCAAAATCGTGGCGCAACtgataatgaaaatgttACTTTAAAttctatattaaataatattgagcaaaattcatttaatgCTGCTCAAATATTAGATCAATTAGCTTTACTTGGAGTTACAACACCAACATCAGTAAAAGGATCTTCATTTAGTGatagtaataatttaacatttaataatcaCAATATTCCTATTACAGAACAATTGAAATCTTCAATATCACCATTTTCTGTGTCTTCCCAAActtctaataataattctttatatGATATTAATGGACAATTTCAAATAAGACGAGATCATCAAAGATCAAATACTGTATCATCAAAGTCAaaggtaatttaaaaaataaatttgctaatataaaaaaaaattttttttttgttttatttctatttttaaattttattatatttactttttttataggaTACATATTGTGAATATtgtcaaaaatatttctgcaatagatattttttaaagattcaTAAACTTAGAAGACACAAAATTAATGATGATGATAcaccaataaaaaaatattctattgATTATAATGGTTGTAAAAAAGATTCATCATCAGAAATTAGTATTCAAGAAGTATTGGTAAAAGAACTCCGTGCAATGGCTCAAGAGAAAgctaataaattttcaattgatGGTGAGATAACACAAACATGTgatatatgtaataaaacatttgatGATACATTAGGATTAATGACACATAAAGTGAAAGAACATTCATTTGATCCAAATCAAAATTTGACAATTAATACACCAAGAAATATAGAAAACTTAGGTTTATCAAGATCACCAGTATTAATTaatcaaattaataataataataataataataataacaacaatatattatcaaataatgatattaaaaaggaaaatattcaatcaaataataatgatgattCTGCTAAAATAATGgaaattattcaaaataataatatgcgCCTCCAATTTAATTTACCATTATCAAGTACCATGACATCACCATTATCTTCACTTGCCACATTACAAAATAATCAACAAATGAAAAATGTTAATCAACAAAACCCATTATCTAATTTAACTGGTTCACAAACATTTGACTGTACCACAATGACACGTAAACAATCATCTCAAGCCGATTCAACAGCTGAGGCATTTTGTaatttatgtaataaaaaagtatgtAATAAGTACTTTTTAAGAACACATATGTTTAAGATGCACAAAATAGTTATAGATGATAGTAAATCAACAATAGCTAATGTTGATGTTGGAACagaagataataatattggaTTAAAATTTAGATGTGATATATGTATGGAAAATGTTGTATCAAGATGTGAAttaattaaacataaaaGTCTTGTTCAtagtataattataaatgattCACGTAGTAAAGGAGGATTAACTAAAAATTCACCAACAGCATATGGTTGTAATAGTTTATCATCATGTGATGAaggatataataatatatcatttggaaataatataatatcttcAGATGATATTGAAATGAAAATTAATCAAGAAGTTGatgatacattaaaaaaaattaaaatggaTGTTAATGATAAAGGTAATATAAATCATACAAATGAagatatatcattattacaaattaaattatatcctaatgataatattattgacatggaagaaaaaatagataaatgtAATGAgattacaaaattaaatacttCTAATCCTAATACAATAACTACTATTTctacaacaacaacaacaacaaataCTACTACTACTACTACACCATCAACAACAAAAACAGTATCTAAATCaacaaaagaattaaaaaagaaaaataaaaaacaaaagaagGGAAATCCATTTAATTTACCAAAATCATATAGACTTTTTACATGTGTGTTTTGtgataaagtttttatttcaaaattaatatgtaaaattcatatgaaaaaatatcatgaagaaaatgttaaagaagaagcatttaatttatcaccAAATTACTCAACAACAAATAAAGagaatgaaaataatattgattcATATGATTCTGCAGTATCTAAAAGTGTTACACCTCTTCATTCACTTGATCTTGTTTTATTTGATGGAATTTCTTCAATTGAAGAACATACTGAAGGACAtagaattaataataaagaagaaGGAAACAATAGTAATACTGTAAGTTAGTTTAcgataatttatattaatttttcttcttttttttaaattaacataattgttaatatattaataatttatttgtttaatgatttacatttttttctatttttagaGTGGTTCCGCTAGCCCAAATTCTATTCATCATGATGAGATGTTTGGTAAAGTTGTCTTGGATAAACCAAATGCATTcttattacaaaattttattgttcaATATGAAAAGACACCAAATATAGAAGATCGATATAATGATATCCTTCCTgatgatttaaaattacagTTACCAGTTAAATTTATCTCAGATAGTCCATTTGAattaaacttaaaattttgtCCCATTCCACAAACTactaatgaataaaattaatacaaaaagGAGCAAAAAATATGGTATTTTTGTAATcagttgattttttttttttaaatatatacgtataaaacaaaattattaatcaagcattacactttttttaaagaaaagaaaaatattacatatattattaaacaaaatatgggaaaaaatttgttgtaatatattttttttatataatcaaaTGTTGAAGAtctttaattgaaaaaatattaatcaaaatttcatttgaaataatagtcttctttataattaatgtaatattattatttaaatgtatatatatatataaatatatatatatatatatatatattttaaaagaaggAAAATGCTATTTTTGATCTTATTCTAATCTATCTGACCTGAACGggtttttgtattattagttaaaaaaatataatttattactatatataATTACACCTATAAAACCtctcaaaataatttttttttttgttatataacatataaattttaaaaatccaaaaaatattttatcgtttaggattttattttaatacaacATAATTTCATATGTCAACGTTTGTTTTACAATTAatactaataaatatatacctataattattatgatttttttaatgaaaaattttgtataattgtaatatctctttttattcattttttttttgttgattaaaaattttcaattgtaTCATTTTACTATTAccttattttttgtataaatattataaaaaaaataatttttttatacatactatatatttatgatatcATTTAGACATTTTAAACATGATTTGGAtcccaatttttttttcctttattattgttaatatgtctttttttttaaaaaagacaatttatatatatataaatatatatatcttggttgtatatttcatttgattattctttttttttatcttttatgtattaactagaaatataattttttaatattaaataaaaaaataaattttatgataaattttttatttcataatcaactttcatttttaacctttactaataatatgtattttatataataaaaaaatgatagatAAAATACGTATTGGAATGGGTATTTTGCAAgtatatatgtttattattttggttcactttttttaagttgatcaattaatttttcacgAATTGTTTTATCATGATCATTTAAGAAACATGACTCAATAGCATTAAGTTGACATTTCCATATTTGATGGAGTGATAGaccaatataatttttagctATTAAAAGATCAGATTGCATAGAATTACCAAAGCATGTTGGATCATCAGTTGATAATGAGAAATTAGCATCATCCTCACTCCATCTTTTTGTTGGATGATTTTGCCAAACTACATCACATGATCCTGTCATAATTGAAGAATATGGACATGCTTCAAGATGAATTCTATCATGAAGagcaatttttttgtatgttTCTTCATCATCAAGTATATGATATCCATGACCAACACGAtgaacttttaaattttcaacaaCATTTATAACCTCTTTATAGGTACCAGCTTCACCAGCATGAGCTGTTGTTGGTATTCCAAGTTCATGTGCTTTTTGGAAAACTTCTGTTACTTGATGTGAATATTTTTCATCAGCTCCTCCTGAAGAACCAGCAACATCCATAGCGACAACACCAtcattttgatattttacaactagaatattttatataaatattattaattacatATCTATAAATCAAACCTAAATCTAAAACTTCTTTAGCCCATTTTTCAAATCCACGAATACAACAAAGTATTGATCTAACAACAACACCAAAATCAGATTCACCCCTTTTAAATCCACGATTTGCTGCTTCAACAATTTGTTCACAGGTTATTTCTTTTCTTGGACCATAATTAGATGGTAATGGAAGTCCATACTCAGTTTTGTCACTAAAAAATTGAGGAGAATAACGTGCCTCAAAATAacaaacattattttttgctTGATCTTCAACCATTTCATAAGCAATTCTTTCAATAGCCTCTAAATCACCTCTAACAATTGGAAGAAAAATGTCAAATGCTCTCAAAACACCAGCAAGATCATCTGGTTTATgagttattaaaatatttcttaaatcATTAACAGAATGAACACCTTCAATTTCAATGttctttttttgaataagATCCCAAATAGTTTCAATACGAATACTTCCATCAAAATGAACATGTAATTCAAcctatacaaaaaaaaaataatataaatttgaatatattataaataattaaaaacatactaatggaaatttaaaaagattttttgtCTCTGATGTTACCTCTGGTGGATagaatttcattttttcttGAATAATATTCTGTGAATTAAAAAcatagttatatatatttgttaaataatcaaaaaaatattccattttttttattttatatatattttaaatctcTAAAGGAAAAATAAGCAGTAGGTTAAAGAgggaaaaaaataataattaataacaaaaacaaAGATAATggatagtttttttttaacaaaggaaaaaaaggaaaatagTAAAGGTAagatatatttgaaaatttttattataaaaaagagaaagaaaactaattaaatatttaagaatattacgataaattttataataaaaatgattaacaatattttactttaaatagTTTAATGATAAGACCATGGCAATATCTTATAATAGTGTTACAAGATAAgtcttttataaaagataaaaaaattaagattataaataataattagtaataaattattatatcattaaagacagaatgttataaataaaaatatatcaattaaaatatatgtcttaatctttttatcatttctttacctgtcttttttttaacattaaaaaggATTAAGATAACAAATTTAACTAGAATTTAATActatattatagaaaaaaaataagttaagATACTATACAATTAGTAAAAGAATAGGTAAATTatgataatgatattaattagttaattatataaaaaaataataacttatAATCTGACAATTGGCTTTTGGTTGTAATTACATTGATTGACAAGGAGAGGTTCCAAATGAAATGCTAttgaacaaaaaatatatctagaGTACATTTTGTgttatatacataaaatatattattaaaaaaaaactatctTGAGAAGTGAAAAGCTTGTATTTAACTATCATTTCACATTAAAAATCTTCTTTCTACTtgtaaaataacttttttttaactatttataaatgaactaatgtaattaaattttttttggtataataaaaaatagattataaataacattaaccaactattattaatatataatagaaattttttttttttaattgaaaaacaaatatttttctaatatgataacttaacaaaataacaaggaaaaatagttaaatgaaaaagatgtatgattatatataaaaagtaagttttaaaaagCATATCATTACCATATGGTGTTAACattttagttaaatattttaaccgAAGTTTGGGAATACAAAAATTACCTGATAATGTATTATGACAACACAAATTAATAtgataagaataaatttgatacactatatacattttttcttttttctttctaatattatatatgttttgataaagatgcaaaattttataaattggtactttttatttaaaaaaaaatgatttgtttatacataaaaaaaatgtaattttatagactacatttttttctatatgttctatattaaaattaataataataatttttaaagataatatatcaataaaggaaaaaaagaattaatcatatttagtaataatattaaaaatcaaataaaaagaaaaaaaatatatatgtaatgattttagtataataataaaatgtaacaCATGGAATATgacacatatatatatatatatatatatctgtACCTCAACATTATCCCAAAGATGGGAGTTTGTTACTTGggaaattattatattgtttaaattaatCTATTATACCAATCAAACATATGTTGTGtctaatttttctaaaatgatgataaaatatttataagagTTTCAggaaagataaaaatttataatatatatttaaatatatagcTGATATAATGTGTAAAAATGTTGTttatagtatatatttatttatttattacataaaGTGTAATAAAGAATTATTGGAAAAGAATTTCaaaatggttttttttttttatttaatttatatttatctttaaattgtgtttaatttatttatattaattgttgtgataaaaaaaaaattgtaataatttatgaaatcattaatttttggttataaaaaaaatttgactataaacttaaaataatgttctcaatttttttgtataagtttatactttttcaataatgtaaaagaatctatttttaaaactaaactttttttttttaaaataaataatacattactacacataaatttaaataataaatttttttttaaaaattgcttttgaattttttaacaagtgctttaagaatataaatctttttactaaatattttattataaataaaatgaaatttttattgaaaaatattttaaaaagtatatatctATTCAATGAGGtaaatatatgttatttttcttaacaatatttgtataaagttttaaatctTCTTTCATTTATTGACCtgttacctttttttttctgaatatttatatattggtGGGTTAGATTgcttaaacaataaaatttatttatcttattctttaaaaaaattatattttttttatttcttattaactattcttaaaataatatgacaACATCTTAGCTTATTATCATTAccacaattatttttttttttattttcctcCTCTTAATGTCTAAATTTGAATTTCtctaattaattttacatgtaatttaaatgaaaaataaaattaaagcaTATTTGAAAAAAGCAGCTACTGttaagaaagaaaaaatttatgataatgttcttaaacattttttttaaatagaaattatatcatagactaaaaataattttttcaatgtaCATAGAAAGAAAGATTTAAtagaaagaataaaaaatttttaacttattttgtttaattttcaagaaattgaaagaaatagaaaaaaatttttttttttttcccaGTCTTCTTAATATCTTCAAcgtttaaaacaatattttttgtatattaaaaagtttaaataatgtttactTAATacttacattttaaaaagctTATTCTTTTTCTCTAGTTAATtcttaatactttttaatataatttaaaattatgtttaactattattggtactatttttaatgatataatcTAATTGTAAGAATATGACAAGATTTAGCAtttagtataataaaaagtgcataatttttattcttttaaagtATTGAGATCAATCTTTTGATATAAAGTAGTAATATAATTGACCTTGAATAGTTTGCTTTTATACCAGCAACTatgtaattataataaataaatttaatgatgaaattttgtaatttatacATACTTTAAAGTGTATGCTATCATTTAACAATAGagttcaaaaatttataaaaaaaaaagatagatatatatatatatatttatgttattatttcaataaatggtatgttaattaatactataaataatatcaattgttatatcattaaggtttataaataatatgataagATAACACCAAAccattgttattttaaagtacTTTTATGTCTTTTATATTTCACTTTTGACATTATTCTATTTCCACCCCGCCAaacttcttttaaaaatgcattttttttttattttgtacgATGTGTCTATAAACTATCTTCAATTGTGAAACAATCATTCATTGAAAACATATTTTGttttgtgaaaaaaaaacctttGTATTTAAGATAGTGTTATAATAAACgtcattttctaaatttatacTTCAAAAGATTTCAAAATTgctattttataatatatataaaaaaaaattttttttttaattacaaagTACAATATTgctaaaaaattgttttattattatgttaattttaat from the Strongyloides ratti genome assembly S_ratti_ED321, chromosome : X genome contains:
- a CDS encoding Zinc finger, C2H2 domain and Zinc finger, C2H2-like domain-containing protein, producing the protein MDQTNSSSPTISGCGSEINGILPEMFKVLLEQQQFNLQQNQVGHKISNHHLDSETNPLMQSVIQYNAHMNLLNEFKNNNQVKQEFDASDINNTILGWQLNKHNNHHNDSIYQQLLNKLNLNNISSKQDIGVLNNALISGMQNRGATDNENVTLNSILNNIEQNSFNAAQILDQLALLGVTTPTSVKGSSFSDKQLKSSISPFSVSSQTSNNNSLYDINGQFQIRRDHQRSNTVSSKSKDTYCEYCQKYFCNRYFLKIHKLRRHKINDDDTPIKKYSIDYNGCKKDSSSEISIQEVLVKELRAMAQEKANKFSIDGEITQTCDICNKTFDDTLGLMTHKVKEHSFDPNQNLTINTPRNIENLGLSRSPVLINQINNNNNNNNNNNILSNNDIKKENIQSNNNDDSAKIMEIIQNNNMRLQFNLPLSSTMTSPLSSLATLQNNQQMKNVNQQNPLSNLTGSQTFDCTTMTRKQSSQADSTAEAFCNLCNKKMHKIVIDDSKSTIANVDVGTEDNNIGLKFRCDICMENVVSRCELIKHKSLVHSIIINDSRSKGGLTKNSPTAYGCNSLSSCDEGYNNISFGNNIISSDDIEMKINQEVDDTLKKIKMDVNDKGNINHTNEDISLLQIKLYPNDNIIDMEEKIDKCNEITKLNTSNPNTITTISTTTTTTNTTTTTTPSTTKTVSKSTKELKKKNKKQKKGNPFNLPKSYRLFTCVFCDKVFISKLICKIHMKKYHEENVKEEAFNLSPNYSTTNKENENNIDSYDSAVSKSVTPLHSLDLVLFDGISSIEEHTEGHRINNKEEGNNSNTSGSASPNSIHHDEMFGKVVLDKPNAFLLQNFIVQYEKTPNIEDRYNDILPDDLKLQLPVKFISDSPFELNLKFCPIPQTTNE
- a CDS encoding Adenosine deaminase, encoding MCHIPCCIKFILIILICVVIIHYQNIIQEKMKFYPPEVTSETKNLFKFPLVELHVHFDGSIRIETIWDLIQKKNIEIEGVHSVNDLRNILITHKPDDLAGVLRAFDIFLPIVRGDLEAIERIAYEMVEDQAKNNVCYFEARYSPQFFSDKTEYGLPLPSNYGPRKEITCEQIVEAANRGFKRGESDFGVVVRSILCCIRGFEKWAKEVLDLVVKYQNDGVVAMDVAGSSGGADEKYSHQVTEVFQKAHELGIPTTAHAGEAGTYKEVINVVENLKVHRVGHGYHILDDEETYKKIALHDRIHLEACPYSSIMTGSCDVVWQNHPTKRWSEDDANFSLSTDDPTCFGNSMQSDLLIAKNYIGLSLHQIWKCQLNAIESCFLNDHDKTIREKLIDQLKKSEPK